Proteins encoded within one genomic window of Humulus lupulus chromosome 1, drHumLupu1.1, whole genome shotgun sequence:
- the LOC133785052 gene encoding uncharacterized protein LOC133785052 isoform X1 has product MENSNSESSKGKKRQRESDEAAETSDIDHIQSLEKSLTFSDTMVALRIMRAQFPHIDKVSIKPFILRSQLYSSVKDRTQVDRDLESLKRDKVLRIFKLSSGQDDHAIMFVDDYLNQIERVMKRSEDRKLGNLEVIEWFKTHVIDFKLEPSIEHQELRTLLSLGGKVKDEHISVLIHAGLLTRQLIDPNMYWFAIPNIGSVLKGLSQGRKEVLSLLNRRRYKEMMMVSLEKKRLRLSPLDMRFHLRDLIGSGHLKTVQTPAGLVVQVSKD; this is encoded by the exons ATGGAGAATTCTAACTCAGAATCTTCAAAAGGAAAGAAACGACAGCGAGAGTCAGACGAAGCAGCCGAAACCAGCGATATCGATCACATTCAATCCCTAG AGAAAAGTCTTACTTTTAGCGATACAATGGTGGCGCTTCGGATAATGCGAGCTCAGTTTCCTCATATTGACAAG GTTTCAATTAAGCCATTTATTTTGAGATCACAGTTGTATAGCAGTGTAAAGGACAGAACACAAGTGGACAGGGATTTAGAG TCGCTGAAAAGGGATAAAGTATTGCGTATTTTTAAGTTGAGTTCTGGACAAGATGATCATGCAATAATGTTTGTAGATGACTATCTGAATCAG ATAGAACGTGTCATGAAAAGATCAGAAGAtaggaagcttgggaaccttgaAGTTATTGAGTGGTTTAAAACACATGTTATCGATTTCAAGTTGGAACCTAGCATTGAACATCAAGAGCTT CGTACGCTCTTATCACTTGGAGGAAAGGTGAAGGATGAGCATATCTCTGTTTTAATTCATGCGGGTCTTCTT ACTCGGCAACTTATTGATCCAAACATGTACTGGTTCGCAATTCCGAATATTGGTTCAGTGCTCAAGGGCCTCTCCCAG GGGAGAAAAGAAGTTCTTTCTCTTCTTAACCGAAGGAGATACAAAGAAATGATGATGGTTTCTTTGGAGAAGAAGCGTCTTCGATTATCCCCGCTTGATATGAGGTTTCATCTTCGTGATCTGATTGGTTCAGGTCACCTCAAAACTGTCCAGACACCAGCTGGCTTAGTTGTTCAAGTGTCAAAAGACTGA
- the LOC133785052 gene encoding uncharacterized protein LOC133785052 isoform X2 produces MFSFEEGCFTRDQFSVSIKPFILRSQLYSSVKDRTQVDRDLESLKRDKVLRIFKLSSGQDDHAIMFVDDYLNQIERVMKRSEDRKLGNLEVIEWFKTHVIDFKLEPSIEHQELRTLLSLGGKVKDEHISVLIHAGLLTRQLIDPNMYWFAIPNIGSVLKGLSQGRKEVLSLLNRRRYKEMMMVSLEKKRLRLSPLDMRFHLRDLIGSGHLKTVQTPAGLVVQVSKD; encoded by the exons ATGTTCTCTTTCGAAGAAGGGTGTTTTACACGAGATCAATTCAGT GTTTCAATTAAGCCATTTATTTTGAGATCACAGTTGTATAGCAGTGTAAAGGACAGAACACAAGTGGACAGGGATTTAGAG TCGCTGAAAAGGGATAAAGTATTGCGTATTTTTAAGTTGAGTTCTGGACAAGATGATCATGCAATAATGTTTGTAGATGACTATCTGAATCAG ATAGAACGTGTCATGAAAAGATCAGAAGAtaggaagcttgggaaccttgaAGTTATTGAGTGGTTTAAAACACATGTTATCGATTTCAAGTTGGAACCTAGCATTGAACATCAAGAGCTT CGTACGCTCTTATCACTTGGAGGAAAGGTGAAGGATGAGCATATCTCTGTTTTAATTCATGCGGGTCTTCTT ACTCGGCAACTTATTGATCCAAACATGTACTGGTTCGCAATTCCGAATATTGGTTCAGTGCTCAAGGGCCTCTCCCAG GGGAGAAAAGAAGTTCTTTCTCTTCTTAACCGAAGGAGATACAAAGAAATGATGATGGTTTCTTTGGAGAAGAAGCGTCTTCGATTATCCCCGCTTGATATGAGGTTTCATCTTCGTGATCTGATTGGTTCAGGTCACCTCAAAACTGTCCAGACACCAGCTGGCTTAGTTGTTCAAGTGTCAAAAGACTGA